One Phragmites australis chromosome 23, lpPhrAust1.1, whole genome shotgun sequence DNA window includes the following coding sequences:
- the LOC133906482 gene encoding probable WRKY transcription factor 62 produces the protein MASCLPDDREGAVREVAQVYELIKIHQPLLFLQYSSQPPSTTTQLAQSLLSEALRALSVALSVMKQQQPGPATPSVKSEPQLSSPSPVAADPDAITTTARRGKRRRSVILSRKNSWVNLTTVPYEDGYEWRKYGEKKINGTHFTRSYFRCTYKDDTGCQATKHIQQKDNSDPPVFEVTYNNDHTCNCTRTTATAKKNSSSSSSNNLAFLGHSMIKQESPVLPPLVEASAIIPLDQPPCQEPFPISSQQFYGTVSEYHAAGIPSTTSTNSSCISGVSCDDYYSGDMGQMTMEPAGDNDPLHDLELFLMCDSFTYY, from the exons ATGGCTTCTTGCCTGCCGGATGATCGCGAGGGCGCGGTGAGGGAGGTGGCGCAGGTGTACGAGCTCATCAAGATCCACCagcctctcctcttcctccagtATTCCTCTCAGCCGCCGTCGACGACGACCCAGCTGGCGCAGAGCCTGCTCAGCGAGGCGCTGCGAGCCCTCAGCGTTGCCCTCTCCGTCATGAAGCAGCAGCAACCTGGTCCCGCGACACCAAGCGTCAAATCCGAGCCTCAACTCTCATCGCCCAGCCCTGTAGCAGCCGATCCCGATGCAATTACGACTACGGCGAGAAGAGGCAAAAGAAGAAG ATCAGTAATATTGAGTCGGAAGAACTCATGGGTCAACTTAACCACCGTGCCCTACGAGGACGGCTACGAGTGGAGAAAATATGGCGAGAAGAAGATCAACGGCACCCACTTCACAAG GAGCTACTTCAGGTGCACCTACAAGGATGACACTGGTTGCCAGGCCACAAAGCATATCCAGCAAAAGGACAACAGTGACCCACCTGTGTTTGAAGTCACCTACAACAACGACCACACTTGCAACTGCACTAGGACCACAGCTACTGCTAAGaaaaacagcagcagcagtagcagtaACAATCTTGCATTTCTAGGTCATTCCATGATCAAGCAAGAATCACCAGTGCTGCCTCCTCTAGTCGAGGCTTCTGCCATTATTCCTTTGGATCAACCGCCATGCCAAGAGCCGTTTCCTATCAGTAGCCAGCAGTTCTATGGCACTGTCAGTGAGTATCATGCTGCCGGTATCCCCTCGACGACAAGCACCAATAGTTCATGCATCTCCGGGGTGTCCTGCGATGACTACTATTCTGGGGACATGGGGCAGATGACGATGGAACCAGCGGGAGATAATGACCCTCTCCACGATCTCGAGCTTTTCCTCATGTGCGATAGCTTCACGTACTACTAG